One segment of Rosa chinensis cultivar Old Blush chromosome 6, RchiOBHm-V2, whole genome shotgun sequence DNA contains the following:
- the LOC112171168 gene encoding (-)-alpha-pinene synthase produces MSSVPTSYESFPVPQIAKPEIIRRIANFQPSIWGDQFINYDSQKTKTDALCQQQVGKLKTVVKRELFTNEGDFSHRLKLIDAIQRLGMAYHFEREIEESLQHIHATYRDRDLYRDDGHLYDVALLFRLLRQHGYQISSGIFNKFKDSNGSFKECLISDASGMLSLYEATHLRVNGEDILEEALLFTTTQLKYVLKSNVSCPPVLKEQITEALTRPLRKTLERLCAKRYISIYQDEASHSESLLKLAKLDFNLVQSLHQKELSDITRWWKELDFERKLPFARDRVVEVFFWMVGVYFEPQYSIGRIIMTKVGILLTILDDIYDAYGTFEELMIFTQAIDRWNVKCIDELPDYLKIFYHELLNLFDEIDKVMSKEGRSYRTSYAIEAMKVQARSFFNEAQWLQEGRTPSMEEYMSVATVSVTYPFITTISLLGMGDIVTKDAFEWLLDDPKIVSASNIIFRLMDDIVSTKFEKERGHAPSSIDCYMKQYGVSEQETIDVFGKQIAKSWKDINEEFLKPTAMPMPVLMRVLNLTRVVDLLYKGEDGFTRVGKMTKDSVAAVIIDSVPL; encoded by the exons ATGTCGTCTGTGCCAACTAGTTATGAATCATTTCCAGTACCACAAATTGCAAAGCCTGAAATCATTCGTCGGatagcaaattttcaaccaagcATTTGGGGAGATCAGTTCATCAACTATGATTCCCAAAAAACT AAGACTGATGCCCTTTGTCAGCAGCAAGTTGGCAAATTGAAAACAGTAGTAAAGAGGGAACTCTTTACTAATGAAGGTGATTTTTCACATCGACTCAAGTTAATTGATGCAATCCAACGACTTGGCATGGCATATCATTTTGAACGCGAAATAGAAGAATCATTGCAACATATCCATGCGACATATCGTGATCGGGATCTGTACCGTGATGATGGCCATCTTTACGATGTTGCCCTATTGTTTCGGCTTCTAAGGCAACATGGATATCAAATTTCATCTG GTATATTCAACAAGTTTAAAGATTCAAATGGTAGCTTCAAAGAATGCTTAATTTCTGATGCCTCCGGTATGCTAAGCCTCTATGAAGCAACACATCTTAGGGTTAATGGAGAAGATATACTTGAAGAGGCTCTTTTGTTCACCACCACTCAACTCAAGTACGTGCTCAAAAGCAATGTAAGCTGTCCACCAGTATTGAAGGAACAAATAACTGAAGCTTTGACGAGACCTCTTCGAAAAACTTTGGAGAGATTATGCGCTAAGCGTTATATTTCAATCTACCAAGATGAAGCCTCACACAGTGAATCTCTATTGAAACTTGCAAAGTTGGATTTCAATCTTGTTCAGTCTTTACACCAAAAGGAGCTCTCTGATATTACTAG GTGGTGGAAAGAACTAGACTTTGAAAGGAAATTGCCTTTTGCAAGAGACAGGGTGGTGGAGGTGTTCTTTTGGATGGTGGGAGTATATTTTGAACCCCAGTACTCTATTGGCAGAATCATTATGACAAAAGTGGGTATCCTCCTAACTATTTTGGATGATATCTATGATGCATATGGTACATTTGAAGAACTCATGATCTTCACTCAAGCAATTGACAG GTGGAATGTCAAATGCATAGATGAACTCCCAGACTATTTGAAAATATTCTATCATGAACTTTTGAATCTTTTCGATGAAATTGACAAAGTGATGTCAAAGGAAGGAAGATCATATCGAACTTCATATGCAATAGAAGCT ATGAAAGTTCAGGCTCGATCATTTTTCAACGAGGCCCAATGGTTGCAAGAAGGACGCACTCCGAGCATGGAAGAATATATGAGTGTTGCTACAGTTTCTGTTACTTACCCTTTTATAACAACCATTTCATTACTTGGCATGGGAGATATTGTAACGAAGGATGCATTTGAGTGGTTGTTGGATGACCCGAAAATTGTTAGCGCTTCCAATATCATTTTTAGGCTCATGGATGACATTGTTTCCACCAAG tttgagaaagagagagggcatGCACCTTCTAGCATTGATTGCTATATGAAGCAATATGGTGTTTCAGAGCAAGAGACGATTGACGTTTTCGGGAAACAAATTGCGAAATCATGGAAGGATATAAATGAGGAGTTTCTTAAACCAACCGCTATGCCAATGCCGGTTCTTATGCGTGTTCTCAATTTAACAAGAGTAGTGGATCTTCTTTACAAGGGAGAAGATGGATTCACACGAGTTGGGAAGATGACCAAAGATAGTGTTGCTGCAGTTATTATCGACTCAGTGCCACTGTGA